One genomic window of Carassius auratus strain Wakin unplaced genomic scaffold, ASM336829v1 scaf_tig00216865, whole genome shotgun sequence includes the following:
- the LOC113099115 gene encoding zinc finger protein 501-like produces MYSEDQEENKSVKTEFNEDYSEIKSDPEPFRVKHEDTEEPIGLKEESEQSKELNKAEEKHQVKSEDESLSCSQQTRGKKSFSCSQCGKSFLSKKGVTYHMKTHTGEKPYTCDECGKSFIQAEALKLHQKTHSGEKDHVCFDCGKAFATLAELKMHQRIHTGEKPYKCSHCEKRFTHSGKLKAHERIHTGEKLYVCDQCGRSFTQAYYLKDHEYSHSEKLKVYNCDQCGKLFARASYLKKHLKIHSEEKPHLCTLCGKSFIWLNDLKVHQKRHSGEKIHACFKCEKTFSSDYKLKQHQTIHTDEKPR; encoded by the exons ATGTATTCAGAAGACCAGGaagaaaataaatctgtaaagaCGGAGTTTAATGAAGATTACAGTGAGATCAAAAGTGATCCAGAGCCCTTCAGAGtgaaacatgaagatactgaagAACCAATAG gctTGAAGGAAGAGAGTGAGCAGAGCAAAGAACTGAATAAAGCAGAGGAGAAACATCAAGTCAAATCTGAAGATGAATCTTTGAGTTGCTCACAGCAAACAAGAGGCAAAAaatctttcagctgctctcaatgtggaaagagtttcttgTCCAAGAAAGGTGTTACGTATCACATGAAAactcatactggagagaaaccatacacatgTGACGAATGTGGGAAGAGTTTTATACAAGCAGAAGCTCTTAAATTACACCAGAAAACACACAGCGGCGAGAAGGATCACGTGTGCTTTGATTGTGGGAAGGCGTTTGCTACTCTTGCCGAACTGAAAATGCATCagagaatccacactggagaaaaaccttacaagtgttcacactgtgaaaagAGATTTACTCATTCAGGAAAATTAAAagcacatgagaggatccacactggagaaaaactgtACGTATGCGATCAGTGTGGGAGGAGTTTTACACAAGCGTACTATCTTAAAGATCATGAGTATTCTCATTCAGAAAAACTAAAAGTATATAACTGTGATCAGTGCGGTAAACTATTTGCTAGGGCCTCATACTTGAAGAAGCACCTTAAAATTCATTCAGAGGAGAAGCCACACCTGTGTActttgtgtggaaagagctttATATGGCTGAATGATTTAAAAGTACACCAGAAAAGACACAGTGGTGAGAAGATTCATGCGTGCTTTAAGTGTGAGAAGACCTTTAGTTCAGATTATAAACTGAAACAACACCAGACAATTCACACTGATGAAAAACCCAGGTGA